One region of Paenibacillus polymyxa M1 genomic DNA includes:
- a CDS encoding LLM class flavin-dependent oxidoreductase has translation MSIKIGVLDQSPIHEGETAAQALRNTIKLAQRVEELGFTRFWVSEHHDSEQVAGSSPEVLISHLLARTERIRVGSGGVMLQHYSPYKVAENFNVLASLAPGRVDLGIGRAPGGLPKSTQALQRNVHDAPSLEEKIDEVSRYIHNIPPEEGPLAGLQANPIPETPAEIYVLGTSTDSAGIAARLGLPYVFSQFINSSEQVALDSFRTYRESFDYSYGREPKALFALSVIVADTSEEAAELAGEQKLYKIHLASGKTATVGALESAEEFGKQSGEEYTIEVTQAQINKGNKDEIYAVLTEIQAKYQADELIVTTGIRDIDKRVRSFELLHEAFAGLPVQS, from the coding sequence ATGAGCATTAAAATCGGAGTGTTGGATCAAAGCCCTATACACGAGGGTGAAACGGCGGCACAGGCCCTTCGTAACACGATTAAGCTGGCGCAGCGTGTAGAAGAATTGGGATTCACGCGCTTTTGGGTATCAGAGCATCATGATTCCGAGCAGGTTGCAGGCTCATCGCCAGAAGTACTCATTTCCCATCTGTTGGCACGCACCGAGCGTATTAGAGTCGGGTCTGGTGGGGTGATGCTTCAGCATTACAGCCCATATAAAGTGGCTGAAAACTTTAATGTGCTAGCCTCTCTTGCACCGGGTCGTGTAGATTTGGGCATCGGACGTGCGCCAGGCGGGTTGCCAAAATCCACACAGGCGTTACAACGCAACGTGCATGATGCACCTTCTCTCGAAGAGAAAATTGATGAAGTAAGTCGCTATATTCATAATATCCCGCCTGAAGAAGGACCGCTGGCCGGATTACAGGCGAATCCGATTCCGGAAACACCAGCAGAGATTTATGTTTTGGGTACAAGTACAGACAGTGCTGGAATTGCTGCGCGTTTGGGGTTACCCTATGTTTTTTCGCAATTTATTAATAGTAGTGAGCAGGTTGCACTGGATTCATTCCGTACGTATCGGGAGTCTTTCGATTACAGTTATGGACGTGAGCCGAAGGCACTTTTTGCGCTATCGGTTATTGTGGCAGACACTTCCGAAGAAGCAGCGGAGTTGGCAGGTGAGCAGAAGCTGTACAAGATTCACCTGGCCAGTGGCAAAACGGCTACGGTGGGTGCGCTGGAAAGTGCAGAGGAATTCGGTAAGCAATCGGGTGAAGAATATACAATTGAAGTTACACAAGCACAAATTAACAAAGGAAATAAAGATGAAATCTATGCTGTGCTGACGGAAATTCAAGCGAAGTATCAAGCAGATGAGCTGATTGTAACGACAGGCATACGGGATATCGACAAGCGTGTGCGCTCATTCGAGTTGTTGCATGAAGCTTTTGCCGGGTTGCCTGTGCAGTCCTAG
- a CDS encoding amidohydrolase: MSGSTGTKEQVLEQKLVEIRRHLHRYPELSNEEVETTAYIRRLLEEQNITILDVPLRTGLVAEIGGQQDGPTVALRADIDALPIQEETGLPYASIYPGKMHACGHDFHTASLLGAAVLLKQREQKLKGTVRLVFQPAEEKAKGAAQVLDSGALAGVQAIFGLHNKPDLPVGTVGIKEGPLMAAADGFYIEVEGLSTHAAVPHAGIDPIVVSSHIITALQSIVSRSVNPLDSAVISVTKLHSGNAWNIIPDCAHLDGTIRTFDENVRAQVAERFEQIVKGVADAFGTKANIRWIEGPPPVLNDSKLAVIAEQAAEAVGLEVVRPIPSSASEDFGLYQKYIPGVFVFVGTAGSQEWHHPSFDLDERALPGTAKLLASLADLALKSIE, encoded by the coding sequence ATGAGTGGATCAACCGGGACGAAGGAGCAGGTTTTGGAGCAGAAGTTGGTAGAAATTCGCCGTCATCTGCACCGTTATCCCGAGCTGTCTAACGAGGAGGTTGAAACTACCGCCTATATTCGCCGCCTGCTCGAAGAACAGAATATAACTATTCTGGATGTGCCGCTGCGTACCGGATTGGTAGCGGAAATCGGCGGACAGCAGGACGGTCCAACTGTCGCGCTTCGTGCAGACATTGATGCACTGCCCATCCAGGAGGAGACGGGATTGCCTTATGCTTCGATATATCCTGGCAAGATGCATGCCTGCGGGCATGATTTTCATACGGCATCCCTGTTAGGTGCAGCCGTATTGCTGAAGCAGCGGGAGCAGAAGCTGAAGGGGACGGTTCGACTGGTGTTCCAGCCAGCCGAAGAGAAAGCCAAAGGCGCTGCCCAAGTGCTGGACAGCGGTGCGTTAGCAGGGGTGCAGGCCATTTTCGGCCTGCATAACAAGCCAGACCTGCCCGTAGGCACGGTCGGCATCAAAGAAGGTCCGCTAATGGCAGCGGCAGACGGATTTTACATCGAGGTGGAGGGTCTGAGCACACATGCGGCAGTGCCGCATGCAGGGATTGACCCCATCGTGGTATCGTCACATATCATTACGGCGCTGCAATCCATTGTGAGTCGGAGCGTTAACCCGCTCGATAGCGCGGTCATCAGTGTCACGAAGCTGCACAGCGGCAATGCCTGGAACATCATTCCAGACTGCGCTCATTTGGATGGAACAATCCGCACCTTTGATGAGAATGTTCGAGCTCAGGTGGCTGAACGCTTCGAGCAGATCGTCAAGGGCGTAGCTGATGCTTTTGGTACGAAAGCGAACATCCGCTGGATCGAGGGTCCGCCACCTGTGCTGAACGACAGTAAGTTGGCTGTGATCGCGGAGCAGGCGGCCGAAGCAGTCGGCCTGGAGGTCGTTCGCCCCATACCTTCCTCGGCAAGCGAGGACTTTGGGCTTTATCAGAAGTACATCCCTGGTGTGTTTGTCTTTGTCGGCACTGCGGGAAGCCAGGAATGGCATCATCCTTCCTTTGATTTGGACGAACGCGCACTGCCGGGAACAGCGAAGCTGCTGGCTTCACTGGCTGATTTGGCATTGAAATCCATAGAGTAG